A part of Amycolatopsis lurida genomic DNA contains:
- a CDS encoding Lrp/AsnC family transcriptional regulator produces the protein MSDSVELSTVDLRILRLLQNDARISNKDLAAEVGVAPSTCLDRVNRLRELGVITAQRAEVDAAKLGRPLEALLFVQVRPHRRALVDSFVEHLLALPEVRAVYHLTGPDDFLAHVATASATELQRLVLDELTARDEVARVHTNLVFQHWSGGPLLPPG, from the coding sequence ATGTCGGATTCCGTCGAACTGAGCACGGTTGATCTTCGTATTCTGCGGCTTCTGCAGAACGACGCCCGGATCTCGAACAAGGATCTCGCGGCCGAGGTCGGCGTCGCGCCCTCGACCTGTCTCGACCGCGTCAACCGGCTGCGCGAGCTCGGGGTGATCACCGCCCAGCGCGCGGAGGTGGACGCCGCCAAACTCGGCCGCCCGCTCGAAGCGCTCCTGTTCGTCCAGGTCCGCCCGCACCGGCGGGCGCTGGTCGACTCGTTCGTCGAGCATCTGCTCGCCCTGCCCGAGGTCCGTGCCGTCTACCACCTGACCGGCCCGGACGACTTCCTCGCGCATGTCGCCACCGCGTCGGCCACCGAACTCCAACGCCTGGTCCTCGACGAACTGACCGCCCGCGACGAGGTGGCCCGGGTGCACACGAACCTCGTCTTCCAGCACTGGAGCGGGGGACCTTTGCTACCGCCCGGCTAG
- a CDS encoding trans-sulfuration enzyme family protein encodes MTATLRTRAVHAGRDDLTDLGVHAAPLDLSTTYPSRDSVEEAGRIDEFAASGSLTGLPVYGRLSNPTVERFEKALAELEGFDDAVAFATGMAAVSASLLAAVAQGKRHVVAVRPVYGCTDHMLTSGLLGTEVTWADPEGVAAALRPDTGLVLLETPANPTLREVDIAEIVRAAGDVPVLVDNTFATPVLQRPGRHGARFVLHSATKFLGGHGDVMGGVVACSAEDAGMLRQIRFATGGVLHPLAGYMLLRGLSTLPLRVNAASATAAELVERLRGHANVSAVHYPAVGGPLIAFEVEGDPHALIGAVRLITPAVSLGSVDSLIQHPASISHRIVAEDDRRGAGVTDRLIRMSVGLEDVEDLWHDLDQALKAC; translated from the coding sequence ATGACCGCAACGCTGCGCACCCGAGCCGTCCACGCCGGCCGTGACGATCTCACGGACCTCGGTGTCCACGCCGCTCCGCTCGACCTGTCCACGACCTACCCGTCGCGGGACAGCGTCGAGGAGGCGGGCCGCATCGACGAATTCGCCGCCTCGGGCTCGCTGACCGGGCTTCCGGTCTACGGGCGGCTGAGCAACCCGACCGTCGAACGGTTCGAGAAGGCACTGGCCGAACTCGAGGGATTCGACGACGCCGTCGCGTTCGCCACCGGCATGGCCGCGGTGTCGGCTTCGCTGCTCGCCGCCGTCGCGCAGGGCAAACGGCATGTCGTCGCCGTCCGGCCGGTCTACGGATGCACCGATCACATGCTCACGTCCGGTCTGCTCGGCACCGAGGTGACCTGGGCCGATCCGGAAGGAGTCGCGGCGGCGCTGCGGCCCGACACCGGGCTGGTCCTGCTCGAAACGCCCGCGAATCCGACCTTGCGGGAGGTCGACATCGCCGAGATCGTGCGCGCCGCGGGCGACGTACCGGTGCTGGTCGACAACACCTTCGCGACTCCTGTGCTCCAGCGTCCGGGACGGCACGGCGCCCGGTTCGTCCTGCACAGCGCGACCAAGTTCCTCGGCGGCCACGGCGACGTCATGGGCGGCGTCGTCGCTTGCAGCGCCGAAGACGCGGGGATGCTGCGACAGATCCGCTTCGCCACCGGAGGCGTGCTGCACCCGCTCGCCGGATACATGCTGCTTCGCGGCCTTTCGACACTTCCGCTGCGCGTCAACGCCGCATCCGCGACGGCCGCCGAACTCGTCGAGCGGCTTCGCGGTCACGCGAACGTGAGCGCCGTGCACTACCCGGCCGTCGGCGGCCCGCTGATCGCGTTCGAGGTCGAGGGCGATCCGCACGCGCTCATCGGCGCGGTCCGGCTGATCACCCCGGCCGTCAGCCTCGGCAGCGTGGACTCGCTCATCCAGCATCCCGCCTCGATCAGCCACCGGATCGTCGCCGAGGACGATCGGCGCGGCGCAGGGGTCACCGACCGGCTCATCCGCATGTCGGTGGGGCTGGAGGACGTCGAGGACCTGTGGCACGACCTGGATCAGGCGCTCAAGGCCTGCTGA
- a CDS encoding DUF6401 family natural product biosynthesis protein, translated as MKDLVSSWVESSARSTLSRLHQQIGVAGLAAAAAVPGLSAVFDQHSAAVRDILAAGVEGSAAVAGVVLLAGYTRGLIDEAKAKGWTFRIPADLSAWTTSDWMTARLVGVCSLAASMDDRRTQPTRSG; from the coding sequence GTGAAAGATCTGGTCTCGTCCTGGGTGGAATCTTCGGCTCGTAGCACGCTTTCCCGGCTGCACCAGCAGATCGGTGTCGCCGGGCTGGCCGCCGCGGCGGCCGTGCCCGGGCTGTCGGCCGTCTTCGATCAGCACTCCGCCGCGGTGCGGGACATCCTCGCGGCGGGGGTCGAAGGTTCGGCGGCGGTCGCCGGGGTCGTCCTTCTCGCCGGCTACACGCGCGGGCTGATCGACGAGGCGAAGGCCAAGGGATGGACGTTCCGCATTCCGGCCGATCTGTCCGCCTGGACCACCAGCGACTGGATGACCGCGCGGCTGGTCGGCGTGTGTTCGCTGGCCGCCTCGATGGACGACCGGCGGACCCAGCCGACCAGGAGCGGGTAG
- a CDS encoding mechanosensitive ion channel family protein: protein MTPSALAAVDFGQGVSSAWSSVATFVPKLLAFLVILFIGWLIAKALSKAVSMVLEKVGFNRLLERGGFKQMLARSQFDASNIISKIVYYAILLIALQFAFGVFGPNPVSALLNDIVAWLPRAIVAIVIVVIAGAVAKAVKDLVANALGGVSYGKVLATIASVFIWGLGAIAALNQIGVATAVTLPVLITVLATVGGIAVVGVGGGLIKPMQQRWESWLGRAEAEIPAAKAQAEAYQRGREDAGRSGGVPAEQTTAHQPVSAGHHAANPNTPTQHQQFPPTQGQVSPHQDPGQRPPGGNMPPPPEYR, encoded by the coding sequence GTGACCCCATCAGCACTGGCGGCCGTCGACTTCGGTCAAGGCGTGTCAAGCGCCTGGAGTTCGGTCGCCACCTTCGTCCCGAAACTGCTCGCGTTCCTGGTCATCCTGTTCATCGGCTGGCTGATCGCCAAGGCGCTCTCGAAGGCCGTGAGCATGGTGCTCGAGAAGGTCGGGTTCAACCGCCTCCTCGAACGCGGGGGCTTCAAACAGATGCTCGCTCGCAGCCAGTTCGACGCGTCGAACATCATCAGCAAGATCGTCTACTACGCGATCCTGCTGATCGCCCTGCAGTTCGCGTTCGGCGTGTTCGGCCCGAACCCGGTGAGCGCGCTGCTCAACGACATCGTCGCGTGGCTGCCGCGCGCCATCGTCGCGATCGTCATCGTGGTGATCGCCGGCGCGGTCGCCAAGGCGGTCAAGGACCTGGTCGCCAACGCGCTCGGTGGGGTCTCCTACGGCAAGGTGCTCGCCACGATCGCCTCGGTGTTCATCTGGGGCCTCGGCGCGATCGCCGCGCTGAACCAGATCGGCGTGGCCACCGCGGTCACGCTGCCGGTGCTGATCACCGTGCTCGCCACGGTCGGCGGCATCGCCGTCGTCGGTGTCGGCGGTGGTCTCATCAAGCCGATGCAGCAGCGCTGGGAGAGCTGGCTCGGCCGGGCCGAGGCGGAGATCCCCGCCGCGAAGGCGCAGGCCGAGGCCTACCAGCGCGGACGTGAGGACGCCGGACGCTCGGGCGGGGTGCCTGCCGAGCAGACGACGGCCCACCAGCCGGTGTCCGCCGGGCACCACGCCGCGAACCCGAACACGCCGACGCAACACCAGCAGTTCCCGCCTACCCAGGGCCAGGTGTCTCCGCACCAGGATCCCGGCCAGCGGCCCCCCGGTGGAAACATGCCCCCTCCGCCGGAATACCGCTGA
- a CDS encoding FmdB family zinc ribbon protein produces MPTYAYRCRECAGTFELLRPMSESGAPAPCPEGHQDTVKLLTTVALTGSSSGPAPVPAGGGGCCGGGCCS; encoded by the coding sequence ATGCCGACTTACGCCTACCGCTGCCGCGAATGCGCCGGAACGTTCGAACTGCTGCGGCCGATGAGCGAGTCCGGTGCGCCGGCGCCGTGCCCCGAGGGCCACCAGGACACCGTCAAACTGCTGACGACCGTCGCGCTGACCGGGTCGTCCTCCGGCCCCGCCCCCGTTCCCGCGGGTGGAGGCGGTTGCTGCGGAGGCGGCTGCTGCAGTTGA
- a CDS encoding alkaline phosphatase family protein — protein MELPVAAHVPHLGQVVPSVLSALGAEGFANSLSLAETSSACVLLIDGLGWELLAEHAADAPVLTQLAKSPLRVGFPATTAAGLGAIGTGLASGEHGLVGYSFEVPGTGVLNALRWSSHVDGGDLRGALPPREVQPLPTTFERATAAGITTSVVSSAKFADTALTRATQSGARYVGVHALGDLAACVLHCLDTRPAFCWGYHSELDMLGHIYGPGSAPWRMQLRQVDRLVESIVDGLSPGSLLAVVADHGMVTVEGALDIDDTPALLGGVRAIGGEVRARHVYSEEGAEADVLAAWREVIGDRAWTLPRDEAIEAGWFGPVSDRVRPRIGDVVVAAKGRFGLVRELAEAVESSLVGQHGSLTPAEQLVPLVLARG, from the coding sequence GTGGAACTGCCTGTCGCGGCGCACGTGCCGCATCTCGGTCAAGTCGTCCCGTCCGTGCTGTCCGCCCTCGGCGCCGAAGGGTTCGCCAACTCGCTGAGCCTGGCGGAGACGTCCAGTGCCTGCGTTCTGCTCATCGACGGTCTCGGCTGGGAACTGCTGGCCGAGCACGCCGCCGACGCTCCTGTGCTCACCCAGCTGGCGAAGTCGCCGCTGCGGGTCGGTTTCCCGGCGACGACGGCGGCCGGCCTCGGCGCGATCGGCACCGGTCTGGCGTCCGGCGAGCACGGCCTTGTCGGCTACAGCTTCGAAGTGCCGGGCACCGGCGTCCTGAACGCGCTGCGCTGGAGCAGCCATGTGGACGGCGGCGATCTCCGCGGCGCGCTGCCGCCGCGCGAGGTGCAGCCGCTGCCGACGACGTTCGAACGCGCGACGGCCGCCGGGATCACGACGAGTGTGGTGTCTTCGGCGAAGTTCGCCGACACCGCGCTCACCCGCGCGACGCAGTCCGGGGCGCGCTACGTGGGTGTCCACGCGCTCGGCGATCTCGCCGCCTGCGTCCTGCACTGTCTCGACACACGGCCCGCGTTCTGCTGGGGCTACCACAGCGAACTCGACATGCTGGGCCACATCTACGGACCCGGTTCGGCGCCGTGGCGGATGCAGCTGCGGCAGGTCGACCGACTCGTGGAGTCCATTGTGGACGGTTTGTCGCCCGGCTCGCTCCTCGCGGTCGTGGCCGATCACGGCATGGTGACCGTCGAGGGCGCGCTCGACATCGACGACACTCCCGCGCTGCTCGGCGGCGTCCGGGCGATCGGGGGCGAGGTCCGGGCGCGGCACGTCTACAGCGAAGAAGGCGCGGAGGCCGACGTCCTGGCCGCCTGGCGCGAGGTCATCGGCGACCGGGCATGGACCCTCCCTCGCGACGAGGCCATCGAGGCGGGCTGGTTCGGGCCGGTCTCCGACCGGGTCCGTCCGCGCATCGGCGACGTGGTCGTGGCAGCGAAGGGGCGTTTCGGTCTCGTGCGGGAACTGGCCGAGGCCGTCGAGTCCTCGTTGGTCGGCCAGCACGGCTCGCTGACCCCGGCCGAACAACTCGTCCCGCTGGTTCTCGCCCGCGGCTGA
- a CDS encoding class I SAM-dependent methyltransferase → MNLVHRKLCSSALWAKAVAHEMPANVAGFDLGDSVLEIGPGFGATTRALESLVPRLTAVEIDEASADLLQREFDGRVRIVQGDGAALPFEDGEFSAVVCFTMLHHVPTTALQDSIFAEAFRVLRPGGVLRAIDSLENLPFRLLHIGDTMNALDPVSLWPRLTDAGFTDVEVDHVPKRSVKFSARKPA, encoded by the coding sequence ATGAACCTGGTGCACCGCAAACTCTGCAGTTCCGCGCTGTGGGCGAAGGCCGTCGCCCACGAGATGCCGGCCAACGTCGCCGGCTTCGACCTCGGCGACTCCGTCCTGGAGATCGGCCCGGGCTTCGGCGCGACCACGCGCGCTCTCGAAAGTCTCGTCCCCCGGCTCACGGCTGTCGAGATCGACGAAGCATCCGCGGACCTCCTCCAACGGGAGTTCGACGGCCGGGTGCGGATCGTCCAGGGCGATGGAGCGGCGTTGCCCTTCGAGGACGGCGAGTTCTCGGCGGTCGTCTGTTTCACGATGCTGCACCACGTGCCGACGACGGCGTTGCAGGATTCGATCTTCGCCGAGGCGTTCCGGGTGCTCCGCCCCGGCGGCGTCCTGCGCGCGATCGACAGCCTGGAGAATTTGCCGTTCCGGCTGCTCCACATCGGCGACACGATGAACGCCCTCGACCCGGTTTCGCTCTGGCCCCGGCTCACCGACGCCGGGTTCACCGACGTCGAGGTCGACCACGTGCCCAAGCGCTCCGTGAAGTTCTCGGCCAGGAAGCCCGCCTGA
- a CDS encoding AraC family transcriptional regulator — translation MSQIGLLPPMSTAMVLGEMDLAAGTWLPWHEHDGHQLAWAARGILSVNVGDRYWVLPPTRALWIPAGVVHRTGATAQTVLRGIYAARERCPVHWPGPTLVAVRPLLRELLEHLGAADLGDDARRRAEAVAFDLLEPVAVVPITVPMPSDGRALTVARAVIADPADRRGLADFAYEAGASERTLARLFLTECRTTFGAWRVQARLRASLPLLAEGMPLTAVSRRIGYSSPSAFVAAFRRAVGVTPGAYFGG, via the coding sequence ATGTCGCAAATCGGACTCCTGCCGCCGATGTCGACGGCGATGGTGCTCGGCGAGATGGATCTGGCCGCGGGCACCTGGCTCCCGTGGCACGAGCACGATGGCCACCAGCTCGCCTGGGCGGCCCGGGGGATCCTGAGCGTGAACGTCGGAGACCGGTACTGGGTGCTGCCGCCGACGCGGGCGCTCTGGATCCCGGCGGGCGTCGTCCACCGGACCGGTGCGACCGCGCAGACCGTGTTGCGGGGGATCTACGCCGCCCGGGAACGATGCCCGGTGCACTGGCCCGGACCGACGCTCGTCGCCGTCCGCCCGCTGCTGCGGGAACTGCTGGAGCACCTCGGCGCCGCCGACCTCGGCGACGACGCGCGCCGCCGGGCCGAGGCCGTCGCCTTCGACCTGCTCGAACCGGTGGCCGTCGTGCCGATCACCGTGCCGATGCCGTCGGACGGACGTGCGCTGACCGTCGCGCGGGCGGTGATCGCCGATCCGGCGGACCGCCGTGGTCTCGCCGACTTCGCGTACGAAGCGGGCGCGAGCGAACGCACCCTCGCACGCCTGTTCCTCACCGAATGCCGCACGACATTCGGCGCGTGGCGGGTGCAGGCGCGGCTGCGCGCGTCCTTGCCGTTGCTCGCCGAGGGCATGCCGCTGACCGCGGTCTCCCGCCGGATCGGTTACTCCTCGCCGAGCGCGTTCGTCGCCGCCTTCCGCCGCGCTGTCGGTGTGACGCCGGGCGCCTACTTCGGCGGCTAG